The nucleotide window CGGATCTTCTGGCCGCAGCCCCGGCAGCCGAAGTGGTGGAAAAAAGCCATTTTTCCTGCGTGGCCGCCGAATGCCTGCCGGCCAGCCTGATGGCGCGTGAGCAGGTGATCGTTTGTGGTATGGAAACCCATGTCTGCGTGCTGCAGACGGTGCTTGGCCTGCTGGCGTTGGGCAAGCAGGTGTTCGTGGTCGAGGATGCCTGCGACAGCCGCACGCCGGCCAGCAAGGCGGCGGGGCTGGCGCGCATGCGTGCTGCCGGGGCCCAGGTGGTGACCCGCGAGATGGTGCTGTTCGAATTGATGGGCAGTGCTAGCCACCCGCTGTTCCGCCACATCAGTAAAACCTACCTGGTCGGTGAACAGCCCTGAACGGCCGGTTACTGGCTGCCGGGTTGATGGCCCTGGCGCTGCTGCAAGGTTGTGCCGGGCGCCGTGAAGAAGCACCGGAAGCAGACCCGGCCAAGGTCCGCGCCCAGCTGCTGCGGTTGCTGCCTGCGCAGACCAGGGACCGCGAGGGCTGGGCCAGGGACATTCAAGTGGCATTCGAAGCCCAACGCATTGCACCGAGCAAAAGCAACCTGTGCGCCGTGTTGGCGGTGACCGAGCAA belongs to Pseudomonas putida NBRC 14164 and includes:
- a CDS encoding hydrolase, yielding MLIDPHKATLLVVDIQEKLIGAMSDPEGTRARARWLLAATAELKLPTVISEQYPKGLGHTVADLLAAAPAAEVVEKSHFSCVAAECLPASLMAREQVIVCGMETHVCVLQTVLGLLALGKQVFVVEDACDSRTPASKAAGLARMRAAGAQVVTREMVLFELMGSASHPLFRHISKTYLVGEQP